The Rhizobium favelukesii DNA segment GACTGCGAAAGCGATGCCCGCCGCCTCGCTCCCCCAGATCACGAAATGCGTTTCGGGCAGGTTGGGCAGCACGAAGGCGACGACGTCGTCGCGGCCGACACCCAGCCGGCGGAGGGTATTGGCCGTTTTCGTGATGTCAGCCAGCAGTTCGGCGTGCGTCCAGACGAAGGCCTCACGGAAGTCGTCTGAGCGTAGAAAGAAGGACAGCGCAGGCTGATCCGGCGCTATGGCGGCGCCGCGCTCCAGCATATCGTAGGTGTTTGCCGGGAGGTCACGCTCGGGCAGCGGGAACTGCTCGAACGCCTCGACGTCGGGCAAGGCGACTATGGGACGGCCGAAGCCGCCGGGGGTGGTTACAAGCATGGTGGTCTACCTCCCTAAAGGTCAGCGTCGGCGCGCCTTGGCTGCAAGCCGGATGCAGCGATGCGACCGACTTCCTCAGAGCCGGCCTCCAGCGCCATAGGCATGAACTTCGCCGCGTCTGATCCGTCGTCTCGCCTGGTCCTGTCGCCCGGCATCACCGGAAGGGCCGCGGAGAAACGGATGCAGACCGTCGTCGTCAACATGGAAGAGCTCCATTCCGGAGCGCCTCGATGCTGAATGAAATCAACTCCTCGGGCGTAATGAGCGAGCGCCTCAGATGGAACGTCTTGATGGCTTTCGGTTCCCAGAGTGCGGCAGTCGACGTGCACAGGCATTCGGCGGCGCGAAGACTGTCCTGCTGGCGAAATTCCCCTTCCCGGACACCCGCCTCGACCAATTCTGCGACGATGCTTCTCACGCGCTTGACGTGTGCTTCGAAGGCGGGCCAGTGTTCGTCATCGGCGATCGTGAGCAGCTCGAAGAGCTTTTCCTCATCCCGCATGAGGGCGAGAAAACCTCGATGAAGGCCGCCGAAGAACTCGCGAAGTGTTGCAGCGCTGAGCTTTCTGTCGGAGCCCGATCGCGTTGCCGGAAATGTGTCTTCGAGCACGCGCGCAACGAGCGCATCGTACAACGCCAGCTTGGACGGAAAGAACCTGTAGACATTTGCCGGCGACATGCTGAGGTAGCTCGCGATGTCGCATACGTTCGTCTTGGCGGATCCGTGGATCGCGCACAAAGTCTCTGCTGCACCGAGTATGCGGGCTACGCTTGTTTCCCGGCTCTCCTGCCGTCTTCGTCGGCGAGATGTCATGCCAGGGCGGCAATGATCACTCTCAAGCATCGGCGCCTCCACGCGAATCCGCGGGTGAATTGCCAGTCAACCTCAGTTCGCCGAGATAGACGCTCTCCGACAGAACGCAGTCGCGCCAGATGCCACCAAGGGCATGGGTGATGTCGATGCGATAGGTGCCGCCGTCCCCGGCGAGCTTGTTGAAGCGAAAGTCGCCGAAACCGTCGGTGACCGTCCTCGCGAGAACCGTGCCGTCCTGGGACAGGGTGACGTCGGCCGCCTCGACGCATTCCACGGTGCCGCCGACATCGGCGCTGACGCTACCGCCCACGAAGCATGTCTCCCACCTTTCCAGTCCCCGGTACCAGACGCGGGGGTTGGCTCCGAGGTTGGGCTTGAGCACCTGAAGTCCGTCTGTTTCCGCTTTTTTCTTCATCGCGGCGTCATCGACTTTCAACGCCTCGAAGACGTCCGTCGGGCAGGACTGTTGACAGCGGGGCCGGTCCCACCCCTGATCCAGTAGGTGGGCGTCGAAGAACCATGTCTCCGGCACCTGTTGCTCCTCATTCCAGACGATCGCGCCATACGGGCAGGAACGGACGATGTCCTTGCGGCCACGCGACTTCACCGGATCGATGATGACGATACCGTCATCGCGTTTGCGGATGGCGTCGCCGGCGCGGCGAATGCAGGGCGCATCGTCGCAGTGATTGCACATCACCGGCAGGTAGGTGGTCTCCACCATGGGCGCGCTTCCCTGCGTACGGCGCAGGATTCGGATGGGGCTCTCGCCGACGGCGGCGGCCGGCGCCGCGTAGCCGGGGAAGTCGTTGCCGACGTGTTCATCTCGATTGGCGATGACGCAGTTGTAGCAGTTCTCGCAACGGCCGACGTTGATGATAAGATTCCACTTGCTCACAAGACTTCCTCCTAAGCCGCGCGCGCCATCTTGAAGGCTTCGGCGTTCCGCCACTTCTCGATCTGCACGAGGCACGAGTTGGGCGCCATGCTGCTGGTTCCGCGGCTCTGCGATCTGTCCGGCGTCAGCGTGTTCAGGCAGCCGCCGATCTCGACGGTCTCGCCTTCGACGTCGACGAGCTGAAATTCCGCGCTCGCTTCGTAGGATTTGACGACGCCTGGGGTGACCAGGGGCGAAATGTCGGCGGCGCAGATGACGGCGCCCCGGTCGTTGAAGATTTTCACCAGGTCGCGATGGCGGATGCCCCGCGCCGCGGCGTCGGCCGTGTTGACGCGCAGCAGCCAGAAGCGATGCCCGGCAATCAGGGCGCGATGGTCATCCACCTGATTGACCGCGCTGTTCTTGCCGTCCATGCTGGTGTGGAAGCTGTAGCGGCTGTGCGTCGCGATCATCTGCAGCGGATAGCGTTCCGCCAGCTCGGCATTGCGGCCTTCCCAGGACGGAATGTAACGGTTGACCGCCGGCCGGTCCGGATTATCCGCAGTGTGCCGCTTGAATATCTCGGGCACGAATTCCAGCTTGCCGCTCGGCGTCTGCAGGCCCATGCCGAACTGCTCGGCATACTGGGACGGCATCGGCGCAGGTTCGGGCAGGTCCTTGCGCCGACCCTTGGCGAACCAGCGCATATCGACGGGCTGGCGCAGCTCCGGCTTTTCCGGCGGCACGACGTAGTAGCCCTTGCGACAGAATTTCTTCCAGGCGACGTGATCGGGCAGATCCGACGAATCGAAGACGCGCTTGACCCAGTCGAGTTCGCTGCAGCCCTCGGTGAAGACTGCGCCCAGGCCCAGCCGGGTCAGGATGGCGGTGAATATCTCATAGTCGGACTTCGACTCTCCTAGTGGCTCTATGCATTTGTGCTGGAGGGTGACGACGCGATGGTTGACGACGTTGACGCCGTGATGGGCGTAGCCTCCGGAGTTCGCCCATTCTCCGATGTCCCAGCGCTCCAGTGACGTGCAGGCCGGCAGGATGATGTCGGCGAACTGGGCCTCGCCCTCCATCCAGATGGACTGGTTCACCACGAACTCGATGCTCTCGTGCCGGTAGGCGTCCACCCAGCGCCCGGACCGCGTCACGGTGCTGAGCGACGATCCGCCGTAGCGGTAGATCATGTGGATCGGCGAGTAGCCAGGCATCGGATAGGTGAACGGCGCGAACTGCGCCTCCTGGGCCATGCCGTCCCACAGGTAGCCGGTGGCCTCGCCGTCTATGATCGCGTCGGGCATTTGCTGGCGCGGCACCATCTGCTTGACGGGGTTCATCGTCAGGATGTGCGGCATGCGCTGATAGTTGTTTACGGCATTGCCGGTAAAGGCGAGGTCGCCGGATATCCCCCCGTCCGCATAGCCCGGGAAATAGAAATGCAGGTCGTGCGGGATGCCGATCTCGAGGTTGCCGAAATTGACGCCGGGCTTGCCCCAGCCCTGCATCGCCATCATCATAATCATGCAGCGCGCCCATTGCGCACCCGTCGCGCCGCGGCCCGCGCCGCCGAAGCCGGTGCCGGTCATGCCGACGGCAAGGTAGACCTTCCTGCCGCCCCATTTGCGGGCCAGGGCGCGCACGTCCTTGGCAGGGATTCCGGTCTCGGACTCCTGCCATTCAGGGGTCTTGGGGACTCCGTCGGTCTCGCCGAGCAGGTAGGCCTTCCATTCGTCGAAACCGGTGGTGCGGGTGGCGACGTAGTCCTTGTCATAAAGGCCTTCCGTGGCCCAGACATACATGATCGCCTGGGCGAGGGCCGCGTCGGTCTGCGGCCGGACGGGAAACCAGCGTCCGCCAAACAACTGAGCTGTCGGATTGCAATGCGGATCAATGTGAACGAACTCGATGCCGAGTTCCTTCGCCCAGAGGCGACG contains these protein-coding regions:
- a CDS encoding TetR/AcrR family transcriptional regulator; the encoded protein is MLESDHCRPGMTSRRRRRQESRETSVARILGAAETLCAIHGSAKTNVCDIASYLSMSPANVYRFFPSKLALYDALVARVLEDTFPATRSGSDRKLSAATLREFFGGLHRGFLALMRDEEKLFELLTIADDEHWPAFEAHVKRVRSIVAELVEAGVREGEFRQQDSLRAAECLCTSTAALWEPKAIKTFHLRRSLITPEELISFSIEALRNGALPC
- a CDS encoding 4Fe-4S dicluster domain-containing protein — its product is MSKWNLIINVGRCENCYNCVIANRDEHVGNDFPGYAAPAAAVGESPIRILRRTQGSAPMVETTYLPVMCNHCDDAPCIRRAGDAIRKRDDGIVIIDPVKSRGRKDIVRSCPYGAIVWNEEQQVPETWFFDAHLLDQGWDRPRCQQSCPTDVFEALKVDDAAMKKKAETDGLQVLKPNLGANPRVWYRGLERWETCFVGGSVSADVGGTVECVEAADVTLSQDGTVLARTVTDGFGDFRFNKLAGDGGTYRIDITHALGGIWRDCVLSESVYLGELRLTGNSPADSRGGADA
- a CDS encoding molybdopterin-dependent oxidoreductase, whose translation is MNRQLLRAILVALPKVMNLTASRNPAFRERLKQRDVVAWIGLQDGSIGRIVEIRNGRFRSRSAAAAEAEVAMSFKDVATALKLLLPNRDQGEIIHAAKNFKVVTTGPDELVVWFTQTLNMSDTAGLSMGTRMSDGSLRYTTCTNGGPLFVYVKDGRILRVTPLEFDATDPSTWVIEARGRKFSPPRRALVAPHALTMKSLVYSDKRILHPMKRVDFDPDGERNPQNRGKSGYVRITWDEALDIVAKEINRQKRVHGPGAITFPMSSHHQWGNVGYYLSSLMRFANLIGFTRVAANPDSWEGWYWGAMHHFGNSMRVGVPAGYGGVEDCLKEAEMIVFWSSDPESTNGAYAGFEGTTRRLWAKELGIEFVHIDPHCNPTAQLFGGRWFPVRPQTDAALAQAIMYVWATEGLYDKDYVATRTTGFDEWKAYLLGETDGVPKTPEWQESETGIPAKDVRALARKWGGRKVYLAVGMTGTGFGGAGRGATGAQWARCMIMMMAMQGWGKPGVNFGNLEIGIPHDLHFYFPGYADGGISGDLAFTGNAVNNYQRMPHILTMNPVKQMVPRQQMPDAIIDGEATGYLWDGMAQEAQFAPFTYPMPGYSPIHMIYRYGGSSLSTVTRSGRWVDAYRHESIEFVVNQSIWMEGEAQFADIILPACTSLERWDIGEWANSGGYAHHGVNVVNHRVVTLQHKCIEPLGESKSDYEIFTAILTRLGLGAVFTEGCSELDWVKRVFDSSDLPDHVAWKKFCRKGYYVVPPEKPELRQPVDMRWFAKGRRKDLPEPAPMPSQYAEQFGMGLQTPSGKLEFVPEIFKRHTADNPDRPAVNRYIPSWEGRNAELAERYPLQMIATHSRYSFHTSMDGKNSAVNQVDDHRALIAGHRFWLLRVNTADAAARGIRHRDLVKIFNDRGAVICAADISPLVTPGVVKSYEASAEFQLVDVEGETVEIGGCLNTLTPDRSQSRGTSSMAPNSCLVQIEKWRNAEAFKMARAA